One genomic window of Micropterus dolomieu isolate WLL.071019.BEF.003 ecotype Adirondacks linkage group LG14, ASM2129224v1, whole genome shotgun sequence includes the following:
- the cdk5r1b gene encoding cyclin-dependent kinase 5 activator 1b gives MGTVLSLSPSYRKAALFEDGPATVGHYTAVQNSKNAKDKNLKRHSLINVLPWKRIVAVSAKKKGSKKVQPNGNYQNNVTHLNNENLKKSQSCANLSTFAQDQSTPALTKSSNNTVSSVKKAPLTNSNVAPGTPKRVIVQASTSELLRCLGEFLCRRCYRLKHLSPTDPVLWLRSVDRSLLLQGWQDQGFITPANVVFVYMLCRDVVSSEVATEHELQAVLLTCLYLSYSYMGNEISYPLKPFLVESSKETFWDRCLSIINLMSAKMLQINSDPHYFTQVFADLKNESQKEEERSRLLIGLDR, from the coding sequence ATGGGAACCGTTCTGTCTTTGTCACCCAGCTACCGAAAGGCAGCTCTCTTTGAGGATGGACCGGCCACTGTGGGCCACTATACAGCTGTCCAGAACAGCAAGAACGCCAAAGACAAGAACCTGAAGCGCCACTCGCTCATCAACGTGCTCCCATGGAAGCGGATTGTAGCAGTGTCAGCCAAGAAGAAAGGCTCCAAGAAGGTGCAGCCCAACGGCAACTACCAGAACAATGTCACCCACCTGAACAATGAAAACCTGAAGAAGTCGCAGTCATGCGCCAACCTGTCCACCTTCGCCCAGGATCAGAGCACTCCTGCTCTCACCAAGAGCTCCAACAACACAGTATCGTCTGTCAAGAAGGCCCCTCTGACTAACTCCAATGTGGCTCCTGGGACCCCTAAGAGAGTGATTGTCCAGGCCTCCACCAGTGAGCTGCTGCGCTGCCTTGGGGAGTTTCTGTGCCGGCGCTGTTACCGGCTGAAACACCTTTCACCCACGGACCCAGTGCTGTGGCTGCGCAGTGTGGACCGCTCCCTGCTGCTCCAAGGCTGGCAGGACCAGGGATTCATCACCCCTGCAAATGTGGTCTTTGTCTACATGCTGTGCCGTGACGTGGTCTCCTCAGAGGTGGCCACGGAGCACGAGCTGCAGGCCGTGCTGCTTACCTGCCTCTACCTGTCTTACTCCTACATGGGCAACGAGATCTCCTACCCTCTCAAGCCCTTCTTAGTGGAGAGCTCCAAGGAGACCTTCTGGGACCGCTGCCTATCTATCATCAACCTGATGAGCGCAAAGATGCTCCAGATCAACTCTGACCCGCACTACTTCACTCAGGTGTTCGCTGACTTGAAGAACGAGAgccagaaggaggaggagaggagccgCCTGCTCATTGGCCTCGACCGGTGA